Within the Platichthys flesus chromosome 16, fPlaFle2.1, whole genome shotgun sequence genome, the region cacatattcagtgCCGTTGCACCTGCAGAGCGAGTCTGTGGATGTGTGCAGGCAGAGTAAGTATGTTGTCTGGGGTGTTTTCTCACAGCTGCGCTGTTGTGTAGTTGGCAGGAAACAGACCCATTTTCCCCCGCAGCCTCCCTTTCCACCAAGAGGCGTCCGAGCGATCCAGCACTTCAATGACATCTCCTGCCGAGAAACCAAGCTCATCGCCTTCCTCTGCGGTGAAGTTGTACAGCGCCTTCACCTGCACAGCAGACGACCTCTGTGGGACAGTGGAGGAAACCCAAACACTGATCATTACCTGACAGTGGagcattgaaaagaaaaaaatccaacatTTACAGTAGCTTTGTCCAACATTTATCTTTTTAGTAGATTCAATTGCAGACAAGTTTCTCAAATTACAAATTCAAGTTCTGATTTAAATGGATAAAATTTGTGGCGACAGAGGGTATTCTTTTAGGGGGGGATATTTCACTGATTGCCCAGAGAGGAAGTCATATATCTTGATGAAGAAAATCAGGCATATTAAGGGAGAAGGATATTTATGAGTCTGTGAAATTTAGTGTAGAttcaaataatgtttaaatgtagtTCCATCTTGGATCATTgagcctttttgtttttacctaccTCATTGCTTTGGAGATTTACATGTTTTGATAGACAAATGCTACTGTTAGGCTACTTTAACTACCCCACATTATCTATACATTTGAATTGCTgcataaattataaaatgagTCATTTGACAGAACATTATCCAGTCATTACATTTTAtagtcaattaatcaatcaagtCAGTCACCAAGAATGAACTGCTGGTTAAATTTTCAAAACGGAAAACttgttttcctccctttttctgTACATTGAGTTTTAGAGAATCGGCTGAAAGATGAAGGTAAACAATTTGAATCTAGCAGGTGACAGGAATTTAGTTTTGGACTTCTTCAACCTAAATCCAAGTGTTTGGAGATAGGACAGCAAGCTGACCTGAGGCAGAGGCAAGGTTTCAGATGTACGACGGGgaggctgagctgagctgaCGGGGCTGTTTCTTCCTGAGTAACCGATGGTGTGAGCACGTTCCTCCAGACCCACTCTCGTAACctaaagagggagaaagaaactCCAGTATATGGTTCTGTTTTGACCGAATGAAACTGATATTACTATAAAGGTAGATAGAGAGTTTGTGAGGGCTCTTgagttgtgtgtatttataaaaaGGAGAGTGTACCAGCTGGTTGTGAGGCTGGTCTGATGCTCTGCGTTGTGTTGTAGCCATCGCTGCAGCAGAGTGATTTTGTTCAGGCAAACTTCCCCTCTTTGCCTGGATGATAGAAATGGGAAACAAAGTTACCATGGCATCatcaacataaatatattagGAACTTCTGTAGAAATCTTAACAACGCGAGTGTTGTTTGTACAGTCCACAACCCCTAAATGTTTAGTTTACTGTCatagaaaacaatgaaacataaAATATCTACAATAAGGCTGGAGTCATGAAATATTCGGTATTTCTTCTTTATAAATATCTGAAATTAATTAGCAAATGATTGATTATTACTTTTCTTTGCATTGTCATTGCAGTTCTGTATAAACATAGTTTAAATCATAGTTAAACAATTTTCAACATTGCTAACTAATTAATAACTCAAATTGTTCCTTTCAACATCATAACATGTTACGATTTCATGGCTTTATCAGGTGTAGCTTTAAACTGTTGCTGACAAATACAAATtcagaaattattaaaaaaaccaCATATGgaagagataaaagataaaaaaaatctagacagtgctttaaatttaaattaattgatgCTCTCACATTGAGCAAAGAAAAGTTTTTACTGAAAttctttaatgtgaaataagactttaaatgtgtttcaagCTGAAACGATGGATTATGATATGGAAAAATTAAGTTTGGAGTAGTTGCTTTGACTACATTTTACAACTTTGATGCTGGGATTAACTTTATACTATAATATTTTCTGCCATTTTATAgaccaaacaataaatcaattaatttcCAGAATACCTGTTAGATAAAACAATGATAAGACTAAATTACTCAATCCAACCTGTAGACAGGTTTGATATACTATTAACAAACAGCCCATGTAAGTGGTCTGTGGTCATTGTTGTCGGATCCTTTGGTGACTTTAGGAAATCCAGTCTGAGGAGGTTTAATAGTGAATAAAAGCAAAAGACAGAAAGGTCTCGTACCGGCGGGGCCAAGGAGGCGTTCTTATTAGCAGAGATGCCATCATAGAGGTAGATATCCCTGGTCTTAGAGATGGACGTGTTCTTGTAGAACTCCACCAGCCTGTCTAGGGAGGTGAACTTCTCCGACCACAGGAAGTACTGTCCTTTGTTGTCTCTCAACACTTTGAAATGCTGAACATCATTCTCGTGTCTGGGGGAAAAGATGGAGAATCAGAAAAAGCGTTATGCACATTTCCAATAATAAAATCGAAATGTTCTTGAATTTTCTCAAGAATGTGACGTAAATGTCGCTGACAAGATCTGTGTGTAGTAATACCTGTTTGAGCAgtgaaagttttgtttttacgtTTGACACCTAGAAAGTTAAGGACTGACTCAGTgtctgtcttttaaaaaaaaaaaatcagatatCAAATCCACATATTACTCACAGATATATAGAGAGATTTTAGATTGAAATCCCCTCCCTCATTTTTATACCCCCTCCCCAACACAAAGAGCACAGCACAGTTCCAGTTCTCATGTATAGGAGGATTccttaaaaataatataaaaatctgaaaaacgaGGCTTCCCTTCATCATTCAAACATTAGTCATTGGTTTAGGCAGTGCCTTTCAGAATTTACTGGCGTATCTGGGATCCACTTCATCTAGGACTGGAATCCATATATGATCAAAAACATAAACCTTTACCTCCAAACCAGTTATATGTTAAATTCTCCAAAGGTAAGCGGTTAAATGAATGCCATTCTGGGAATGTTGGAGCTTGGTGGTTTATTTGGGATCAATGTTAGCCGAATGCTTTCACGTGCAGCATAGTTCAATAAACTCAACACTCTCCACCTGTGAGTGCATGTCCTTGATTTGTCGGTTTGGCGATCCAAGAGACGCGTTTCTGAATCCAAATCCATGATGCAACCACCCGAACTCAGTCACTCTCTTGTCAAAACTTGTTCTTCTTGTTAAAACCCCTGAGTTTCCCCAACTTTTCCTCCGAAAAGGATGGGACTGAGTTTAATTTTCCAACAGCAGATCTTTGAATGCTCCCATATACTCTGCTCCCCCACGCTCCGCCACTTTCAACCTCAAGAGTTATGAAGAATCACCAAAAAGACAACTGGAACAACTACTAGCTCCCTGTCTCCTACATGCCTGGATCTCCGGACTGCTTCCTCAGCAGCaacgccctctgctggtcagttTGGAAAATTACAACATTACTTCACTTGATGACCTACCAGGCCCTTACTGGATGAGATTTACTGTGATGGATACATATTGTAGGCATTATTGTTCCATAATCTACAATGAAATGCAAATTCCCTTAAATCGCGAGTCTTAAAGAtgctttaaaatgcattttaataataataataataataataatttagttTAGCATTTAAGCGATTCCATACACTGTTGGTTTTATTAATCcttaaagtaaaaataagttatttaaaCCCTTGCAGTGAACAGAGATTTAAAATGAGTCGAGAGACAAGTCACTCTACTACACTGATCGTTTTCCCCGGTGGTCTGTGCGACTGCAGACACTTTCAGATCAACATCACCCCATCTCTCTTCCGCTGTCTTATTTATTCTGCCGCTGCTTCTGCATAGTCTCTTGGTTGTAAATAAACTCCTGCAGAGTTTGCAACACATATGAGAAACTCAAAGCTGGCAACATGAGTCAATTAACTGTTTACACAGTGTGAGGAGAGTAGAAATATTGGTTCACAATTTCTCTGGTTAAATAATTTCACAGATCTTTTCAATGATTTCAAAGACTGAAAGCACCGGATGAGCAATGAGATTAATAATAATTCTCTAATTCAAATACTCAATTAAATTTACTGACCCCTGGAATATCACTCAGTGCAGCACAAGCCATCAAGGCCCAATAGTCACCTTGTATTAAATCAAGCGACactacatttcacacactcctaCATATCAGTCCTTCTTACACAACTGATTTGTTCCATCAAGATACATGATACGTGAAGATACTCTGAGAAAAAGGTGCAATGttgaacaattttttttcaaatttgaaaaagaaGGCTTTAGATCTTGATAAAAATGAGGTTGAGTACAATAACCTTCTGGTAAAAACACAGGTTGGAGACTGCAGAAAACTTTGATCAACATTTTCATCAAGGTTTACTGGCATTGGACATCATCCTCGCAAATCGTAAAATAGATAGACTGAATCTAAAACCACACGGCAGGCTTAACATGAGCATTGTTTTTGGCAGAATAAAGAACACAAGACTGTTTCACTAACttgacagagatggagaagtCTCCCGGGGAGCTCTGGGACCCTCGAATCACAAACTCTCCGACGTCTTTGTGCCTCAGGAGATCCTCTGCTGCGTTACGACTGGCGTTCTCCTGGAACCATCTGGACACACAAACGGACGGAGGCCATGAGCTTCTGCTTATCTGCTGTAAACCTCACACAGAGCTACAGCCAGATTCTACAGCTAAAGGTgctatttttctttctgtaaaaaATGCCATAAATCTTCCTGTTCTTCTGATTTCAGTTCTGGCTATAAATTTCACAATTATTGTCACTTTGATGTTAGgcttcaactttattgtcaattctgCAACATGAACAGGACGCAGATGGGAATGAAAGGCCATTTCGCCCTTATTCCCTGGTGTGAATGTATaagtagaaaaaaatatataaatacgtAGCAGATGTAGACTAATAGCAGCATTTACAGTAAAAATGACAGCTCACAGTCAGTTCAggttgaaaaattattttaaagaaacGTAGGATCACAATGAATTCTGCTTTAAGTGGAGTATATTTATGAAAATTTAGTGAGAATCCAACATTATCCTAATCAAGGTGATGAACCCATGTCCAGGCTCAGTGTTTGTTAATGAGTACGACTGTGTCTCACCTAGGAGGCTGCTTATCAAGGTAGTTTTGTGGTACGAATCCTTCCTGTCCGTTCATCTCTGCTTTATACCAATCATCTTGTGAGCTTAGAAGCTGATCAGAATAAGATAACGACAAGAAGCTAAACATTAGTTATGAAATATTATGAAGCCACCACATATGTatacaaacatatttatatatatatataattatatacatatactgaCCTTAAGGATATCACCCTTTCTAAAGCTGAGCTCGTCCTCTGCTGTTGCAACAAAGTCAAACTTTGCTCTTGCCTCCATGAGGACTGTCTGAAGTGTCACAGAGGTtttgaaaatgaagaagaaaatgaggAGAGCAACTTCCGGGGGTCTACAACAAGTGTTTCtattcagagagaaagaaagaatacaCAAATATTTTAATCCAGTAAAAGGTTACATTTCCGCAGTTTGTCCTTAAATTAAGATTTCTGCTCTAAACAGCTCAACATGGTGCTTCAACCAGCATGTTGGATACAAAACTGATCTGTGGAAGCAGACACGAGAGcagctcagatttttttttttaaaacaaatgattgAAATAATGTTAATGATACAAAAATAGCTTTTTGGTCTGAAAGTTGACTTAGTTCATCTGCACCTGAATTTATCACTGAAATTGACTATGGCATCGAGTTGAAAttaaactaatattttattgtaatgtTTAGGGGTCATAATTAAAGCAGAGTGCTTTTTTACTTGACTCAACCAATAACATGTggaatgtggtttcatgtgaCACAACTTATATTAAGGAATTCATGGAAATGACATGCGGGAAGTAAAGCTCATTCAGCTATATCTAAATTGGGATGTGACAAGCCACTTCCCCAATTTCTGTTTACCTACGTGACAGTGATACAGAGCAGTACAGTAAACAGCAGTACAGTGAAACATGGATGAAAAGTCAAATTCAATTCCTATGATAGCTTCTGTCTTATGTGTAAATTTAGTATTTTCCCACAGCTGTGAAAACTTACCTTATGTTTGTGGTTTCGTTGTGAAGGATGTGGTGAgctatcttaaaaaaaaaatactgaatacCTTTGCTGAAGCAGCTGTAGAGCGCTTTGCAAGATTACAAGTTTTATCACTGAACATGTACCTGTGGCAAAGTGAGGAGATGTCAAACATTCTCTATAATTCCTTTCCCCCAAACGTCCCTTAATAAAAAGAGTCTACACACCCATAAAACAAGACTCCTGGAATGCCTCAAATTAAGCAACAATAGATGAATAAACAGTTGAATATAGTTAAATCATTCGAGAAATCAAAGCAATGGATAGACTGTGAAAATGTTCAAGTAAAAGTAATGAATAAACAGTTTGAAGCTAAATCTAGAACAAATCCGAATTTCGTTATACTCGTCATGAATTGAGAGCCAACCAGTGTAATTCTCCAAGTTTAATTTAGTTCTATCATCAAGTTTAATAGTTTGAGGATAAACCACCACCAGGATGTTTGTTATGCTCAACACCTGCTAAAAACAAGACACTGCTGTTAATAttgaggtgatataatatatagtaGTTGTTGATTTTTAATCATGAAAACTAAAGTCTGTAAATACACACTTAAATATATTTCCCATATGATAACACTCACTCTTGCCAGAAGTGCCTTTTGAGTACTTAATGCTTTATGTACTAATTTCTAGTTTTTTATTGTAGTATGAACATTGTGTTCAtactacctggtttatctgcaatgaggattttattcattattggggtttatatatttgtttgaatgATTTCCTAAATGGATGTTCTTTTTTTGGGCCTGtgccgtgtgtctgtgtcttagTCCAATATGCtcacataaaaataataagacAATCTATATCATTTGGATGGCCAGGTGCTATTGGCCTCTGACCACTGCTGTAGATTATCCAAGGACGTAGATGAAGACATATTCAactgtccacagactgaaggcacaCTGACAGCTGCTACAGAGAGCTTGCTTCAAAAAATTTGTATGACTAATAAATGTATTGCATGTCCAACTCACACCAAACACAGCTCTGCACTTCCCTGGGCTGTTTATAATACACATGTGTGAAACCGATTCAATCAACAGTTCTCGAGATATACGTCCCACATACAGACAGTTGATTTTTACtaacaataatgaaaatgaatgcagGATCCTAAACCGAATAAGTCCCCAATGCCATCCCATCGTCAGAAGACAATTTGGTAGACATTAACCCTTCATGAAACAGTGAGCTTAATGTAATGATAAGCAGTGAAACAGCTAAAAGTAATGGAGTTTAAACCATTAACAAAAGTTACAGATAAACAGATTAAATAGTTAGCTTACGGAAATCGATAACTTGAATGATGAATGGCCTATGTGTCAAAGTTCCTCCACTCTGGAATTGGCTGCACCAAAGATTGATTCATCTTTTACTGTCGGATAAACAACACTGCAAAAACGCTAAATCAATAAGTATATTTGCGATACCATTGAGTGTCGCAAGGATGGATTAAATTGGTTCCTGTTGATGTTAACAAATTATATTGACATAATTCGtaactttatattaaaaaaaaaaggaatacatTTTCGTGTTACCAactgaagtgttttctgttgaaAGTTATATAAACAAACTTTGTTAATCTGACAGTAAAAAATCCAAATCAAACTTTTCAAAGGACTGAATCCCTGTCGATATGACTTTTTGAATATTTACAGCATTTGATTGCTCTTTATTGTCACTTATTCAACATATATTTTACCTTAATCTTGATATGACAAGTTTAATTTGGTTAAGGTTCACAATTTTGACACTTAATTCGTCTTCGAGCCGTAAAAATAAcctctcttcttctcattcCAGTCTCTTCTGCTGATAAAAGGGATACCAAGCACGGTTTTGGACCATAAAGCTGTTCTTACATGACTTTTTATCTTATCTGCTCTAACTCACATCTCCCATGATTAAGTCAACACGTAATGATTGATATCACACAGCCTCGTATCCGCTTCTGGCAACAAGAGGACTCTTTGAAGAGTGTAAAAGCAGGATGTGATCGTCAATTCATGAACCATTACTAGCCAAATGGCTTCATAGGTTCACCAAATTATTGAAACTACTGGAAGTCATGGACCGTATGGTTCTTTGACTTCTGACTTAGTTTTATTTGGGTACAGATCTTAGATTTAGTATGATTTAAAGGATTAGTTAAGTGCAGAGGTGCAGATACCATCCATGAGCCtattttcagtaaaatgaacttacttttttaacttattatatataaaaaattaaggGGCATGTTTGCTTTTCAAGCCAAAAACCAGTGAATGTGACAGGTTGTCTGAAAATTGtattcttttttgtatttacatttaatagAATGTACTTAACTATCAGGTAACAATGTCAATTCCTGTCATTTTGAAATAAGGTCAGATGGTTCTGTTAATGGTGACATCTTTGTGATTGAAGTGGCACTATTGGCTCAGGACATAACCACAGTATCACTGACAAAACTGTTATCGACATTTCAGCAGCACTAATAGTTTTCCTACAATTGCAGCAAAATTTGAGTCTCAGCCTTTTTGTGCTTGTcacatatttgaaatgtaaaattagAAATAATTAGAACAAGTTACATACATTCGACAGAAAAGACTGCAactaacagttttttttactattGATTAACGAAAACAATTAATGAcaatccaattttttttttgcttttttagtGACAATATAAATAATCCAGTCTAATGAgctgaaagttttttttttaaatgttatctATAGACTATAGGATATTCCGTGAATTTAATACATATTTTGCTTCACACAATCGGAGGATATATAGAGGTCAGATTATTTCAAAATGCAGTATTTTTATCAGTGGTGATAAAAAGCCGATAGATTCAGCTGTAAGAAGTGTTGCTTGCAGTGGTGCAATCTGCAATGTGTCAGGTGGTTTCTTATTCTGCAAGTGTTGCATGAAGTGACTTTTTGCAAACAATCATTGAGAAGCAGTTACGGCTTTTACGAGAAAAGACTGAAATCAGAATAATTTTTACAGAAGTCAagtatttagttgtttttttagtaAACATGCAATCCTGCAATACGAAGATACTCCATCTCAAGTAATATTTCTGTATGTGAGCAAAAGTTtcctgaaagagagagactgtcCACTTgtaaaaaagaaggaaaagatgaCCTCATAGATCGTCTATTACGTTTTATTGTTAGGTGACCTCTAGTGATTTTAGTAACTCTGACAGGACAAAAGAAGGAAGTCAGGTGAAGTGTAGCATTAAGCGTCCCAGTCCATGTAAGGGGGGAGATGAGATGGATGGGTTGACACCATTGTTCTTTTCTCATGTGGAACAGTCTATGTTATTTCTTTCATCCATGACTGTTAACCGTTAACCAAGGAAGTACTTATTTTAACCCCAAAACCAGATTTTGTTCCTATAAGATAATAAACCTTACCAAACTGTTACTGTTCCATAATCTTAAATGTGTAATTACTATTGTTGCCATGGCGACCAACGTCTGGTTGACCTGCAACCATTGGATTATTATTTCAAGGGACACCAGGGGTTGTATCAGAGGGTGGGAACCAACAACACAAGAACTTCCAGGTTGGGGAACTTGTTGAAAATACCAAAAGTAAAAGCAGGGCTGGACAAAATGGCAAAACAATTATATCAAGATACAATATTCATATTGGTTGATTGATAATTTTCAATCTTTAAACTTTATTGTAtaaagttatttatatttattatataaagtttaaagactgatttgTGCTCCTTAGTGAAGGTTggggttttaaactcttcttcatgAGGATAACAAACACGCATAACAGCAAAAcattacaaatctgaggtacaTCACCTATGTGTTATATCTCCTCATTGTGCATTatattaactgtgtgtgtgtgtgttgtcttgcTATTATAGCTTCAAGTTATATTGCaattataatttatattgttttatcgCCCCGgctaaagtaaaagtacttaaagtccagaaaaaaatgttttagtcTGTTTTATACCGTAAACCATTATCATGTTTATACGTCGAATCAGATTTCCACCCAGAAATGTATAGTGGAGTAGAAGTacaatacagaaaataatttatttaatcaagTGCCTCAAAATCCTACAATGTGCTTAGTTACTTTCCTCAACTGTACATAACTGCTGCAggtgtttctttctgttgtaAGTAGACAGCTGCTCATTGGTCATTGAAGAGGAGGCTAACCATTTCCACAGTCAAATAACACGGTCATGGCTGAACAGGCAAATTATTCTTCAAACATTTACATTCCAGGAATAACACTGACTCAGTTAGCCTGTACAGACTGTTGGAGGATCAGTGCTTTATGGGTAAAAGTGTGTCAAAGACGACAATGTAAAAATACTGTATTAGAAGTAATGGATTTACTTTCTACATTTAATTCTTTAATGTCCCTGTGACTGATGTGCTTTTATACATGACATTAGTTTAGTGCAGTGGTGGGTTGTTCCTGATGTCTGAGGGCTCTGGTCACAGAGACATAAACTGCTTcacacaaaataacaatatggGCAAATTAAATTTCAATTATGTATAAttcacaatatatttatttcttatcAATCTTTGCAGTTATGACCCTTGCAAACCCGAGCTCTCTCTCATTCAAAACCTCAACAGCAGCCTTTTCTATAACCACTTCCTGAAAGCGAGGCACGTCAAAGCATGCAGCCGAGGCGCACATGAACAATTGAACAAAGAAGAtccagtaaataaaaaaacaaagacaacaacaataaataaaaaatcaaacaaacaaatgctccAGAAGTTAAGATTTAGCCTTGTCTGCCAGTATTTGAGGATATTAATGCCCAGAGTGGAGTGCAGGCTTGATTTGCACCATTACAATGAATTAAAAACGAATCCAGATTATCGTGATTATATGTGTAgacatttatacaaattcatgtttataataCGTATAGTTAGACATTACAGTAAATATGTAACACGAACAATAGAGAAGTGAGAAACAGCTGGGgagtgaaagaggaagagagataaGTTGCTAGTAAAAGTCTTTGAAATGCACTGTGAAGTTTGGCGTGTGATTTCTCGAAAGTTCCCTGAGATATGAAAGAGTCCATCAGCtc harbors:
- the grap2a gene encoding GRB2-related adapter protein 2a, whose amino-acid sequence is MEARAKFDFVATAEDELSFRKGDILKLLSSQDDWYKAEMNGQEGFVPQNYLDKQPPRWFQENASRNAAEDLLRHKDVGEFVIRGSQSSPGDFSISVKHENDVQHFKVLRDNKGQYFLWSEKFTSLDRLVEFYKNTSISKTRDIYLYDGISANKNASLAPPAKRGSLPEQNHSAAAMATTQRRASDQPHNQLVTRVGLEERAHTIGYSGRNSPVSSAQPPRRTSETLPLPQRSSAVQVKALYNFTAEEGDELGFSAGDVIEVLDRSDASWWKGRLRGKMGLFPANYTTAQL